From a single Raphanus sativus cultivar WK10039 chromosome 3, ASM80110v3, whole genome shotgun sequence genomic region:
- the LOC108846869 gene encoding uncharacterized protein LOC108846869: protein MEKKVALVLSLMLLMSMNSVLVSAEEAAPTVGQRVDTAMNDVTNFYNEHAGPAADTVSSTAKSVYNWFGDRAKEWGL, encoded by the exons ATGGAGAAGAAGGTAGCTTTGGTTTTGTCGTTGATGTTGCTTATGTCTATGAACTCGGTGTTGGTTTCGGCTGAGGAAGCAGCACCAACGGTTGGACAGAGGGTAGACACAGCCATGAACGACGTTACCAACTTCTACAATGAACATGCCGGTCCTGCCGCTGATACCGTCTCCTCTACCGCCAAATCCGTCTACAACTGGTTTGGTGACAGAGCTAA gGAATGGGGCCTCTAA
- the LOC108832023 gene encoding uncharacterized protein LOC108832023 isoform X1, with translation MMVWQLSRRLLFLSFSVRRGLSQSLYLQRLCTLLSTWVIMLWPRRSRTCSEAQVSDILSFKVPPVLVVRTWLQLYVLIKRIVASRGDWLERPLYLNQLFVMDSSR, from the exons ATGATGGTATGGCAGCTTTCACGGCGGTTACTGTTTCTCTCGTTTTCCGTTCGGCGTGGGCTGAGCCAAAGTCTATACCTTCAACGTTTATGTACCTTACTCTCGACATGGGTGATCATGTTATGGCCGAGAAG GTCTCGTACTTGTTCAGAAGCCCAGGTTTCAGATATACTCAGCTTCAAGGTTCCTCCGGTTTTGGTAGTAC GAACATGGTTACAGTTGTATGTTTTGATTAAAAGGATAGTTGCAAGCCGAGGTGACTGGCTTGAAAGGCCCTTATATCTTAACCAATT GTTTGTGATGGATAGCTCTCGGTGA
- the LOC108844323 gene encoding uncharacterized protein LOC108844323, translating into MGRSALIHLIRSQSRRLSSSTFNNTTGYRRSIARTWPPPSSVIPKVRFPEVSSLNQRSFASSSGGAKTREDNDDDDDEHKISIGPQERKQEDGGGGVVYHGPISSTIKKVKLLSLSTCCLSVSLGPVITFMTSPGLNVIMKGAVASTVIFLSASTTAALHWFVSPYVHRLRWVPGSDTFEVEMMTWLATFAPKTLKFSDVRYPDTQRPFVSFKADGNYYFVDAEHCPNKALLARLTPAKDAHDSAFKNL; encoded by the exons ATGGGAAGGTCAGCTCTGATTCACTTGATCCGCTCCCAATCTcggcgcctctcttcctccacctTCAATAATACAACAG GATATCGTCGGTCCATAGCAAGGACATGGCCACCACCATCATCAGTTATACCTAAGGTCAGATTCCCCGAGGTTTCATCCTTAAACCAGAGAAgctttgcatcatcatctggaGGAGCAAAGACTAGAGAAgacaatgatgatgatgatgatgagcacAAGATCAGCATCGGACCGCAAGAGAGGAAACAAGAGGACGGTGGAGGAGGTGTGGTTTACCACGGCCCAATCTCATCCACCATAAAGAAAGTCAAACTCCTCTCCCTCTCCACCTGCTGCCTCTCCGTCTCCCTCGGCCCCGTCATCACTTTCATGACCTCCCCGGGCCTCAACGTGATCATGAAAGGCGCCGTCGCCTCCACCGTGATCTTCCTCAGCGCTTCCACGACCGCCGCGTTGCACTGGTTCGTCAGCCCTTACGTCCACAGGCTGAGGTGGGTGCCTGGCTCGGACACGTTCGAGGTCGAGATGATGACTTGGCTCGCGACGTTTGCGCCCAAGACGCTGAAGTTTTCGGACGTGCGTTATCCGGACACGCAGAGGCCGTTCGTGAGCTTCAAGGCGGATGGGAATTACTACTTTGTGGACGCGGAGCATTGTCCTAACAAGGCGTTGTTGGCTAGGCTCACTCCTGCCAAGGATGCACATGACTCTGCTTTCAAGAACTTGTGA
- the LOC108832023 gene encoding thylakoidal processing peptidase 1, chloroplastic-like isoform X4 has product MAAFTAVTVSLVFRSAWAEPKSIPSTFMYLTLDMGDHVMAEKVSYLFRSPGFRYTQLQGSSGFGRTWLQLYVLIKRIVASRGL; this is encoded by the exons ATGGCAGCTTTCACGGCGGTTACTGTTTCTCTCGTTTTCCGTTCGGCGTGGGCTGAGCCAAAGTCTATACCTTCAACGTTTATGTACCTTACTCTCGACATGGGTGATCATGTTATGGCCGAGAAG GTCTCGTACTTGTTCAGAAGCCCAGGTTTCAGATATACTCAGCTTCAAGGTTCCTCCGGTTTTGGTA GAACATGGTTACAGTTGTATGTTTTGATTAAAAGGATAGTTGCAAGCCGAG GTTTGTGA
- the LOC108832023 gene encoding uncharacterized protein LOC108832023 isoform X3 — translation MMVWQLSRRLLFLSFSVRRGLSQSLYLQRLCTLLSTWVIMLWPRRSRTCSEAQVSDILSFKVPPVLVVRTWLQLYVLIKRIVASRGL, via the exons ATGATGGTATGGCAGCTTTCACGGCGGTTACTGTTTCTCTCGTTTTCCGTTCGGCGTGGGCTGAGCCAAAGTCTATACCTTCAACGTTTATGTACCTTACTCTCGACATGGGTGATCATGTTATGGCCGAGAAG GTCTCGTACTTGTTCAGAAGCCCAGGTTTCAGATATACTCAGCTTCAAGGTTCCTCCGGTTTTGGTAGTAC GAACATGGTTACAGTTGTATGTTTTGATTAAAAGGATAGTTGCAAGCCGAG GTTTGTGA
- the LOC108832021 gene encoding CASP-like protein 2B1, whose protein sequence is MSYLGVGVSPGNVAGATMKLNDRKVRLTELILRCSVCALALVAAALIATDTQVKEIFTIQKKAKYTDMKALVFLVVVNGIAAAYSLVHSVRCVVGMMKGSVLFSKPLAWAIFSGDQAVAYLTVASVGAAAQSAAFAKLGEPELQWMKICTMYGKFCNQVGEGIATALLASICMVLVSCISALGLFRLYGGNKARQSSRW, encoded by the exons ATGAGTTATTTAGGAGTTGGAGTCAGTCCCGGGAACGTCGCCGGAGCCACAATGAAGCTGAACGATCGCAAAGTGAGACTCACGGAGCTGATTCTGAGATGTTCTGTTTGTGCCCTCGCTCTCGTAGCTGCGGCTCTCATTGCTACAGACACTCAAGTCAAAGAGATTTTCACCATCCAGAAGAAG gccAAGTACACCGACATGAAGGCGCTTGT GTTTTTGGTGGTCGTCAATGGGATAGCCGCGGCTTACTCTTTGGTGCATAGCGTTCGTTGCGTGGTGGGTATGATGAAAGGAAGCGTTTTGTTCAGTAAGCCTCTGGCTTGGGCCATTTTCTCCGGTGATCAG GCGGTAGCCTACTTGACTGTGGCTAGCGTTGGAGCAGCGGCGCAGTCTGCAGCCTTTGCAAAGCTGGGTGAGCCAGAGCTTCAATGGATGAAGATATGCACAATGTATGGGAAGTTCTGTAACCAAGTAGGTGAAGGGATTGCGACCGCCTTGCTTGCTAGCATTTGTATGGTTTTGGTCTCTTGCATTTCAGCTTTGGGTCTCTTTCGTTTGTATGGGGGTAACAAAGCCAGGCAAAGCTCACGGTGGTGA
- the LOC108832023 gene encoding thylakoidal processing peptidase 1, chloroplastic-like isoform X2 codes for MAAFTAVTVSLVFRSAWAEPKSIPSTFMYLTLDMGDHVMAEKVSYLFRSPGFRYTQLQGSSGFGRTWLQLYVLIKRIVASRGDWLERPLYLNQLFVMDSSR; via the exons ATGGCAGCTTTCACGGCGGTTACTGTTTCTCTCGTTTTCCGTTCGGCGTGGGCTGAGCCAAAGTCTATACCTTCAACGTTTATGTACCTTACTCTCGACATGGGTGATCATGTTATGGCCGAGAAG GTCTCGTACTTGTTCAGAAGCCCAGGTTTCAGATATACTCAGCTTCAAGGTTCCTCCGGTTTTGGTA GAACATGGTTACAGTTGTATGTTTTGATTAAAAGGATAGTTGCAAGCCGAGGTGACTGGCTTGAAAGGCCCTTATATCTTAACCAATT GTTTGTGATGGATAGCTCTCGGTGA